One window of the Amycolatopsis mediterranei genome contains the following:
- the crtI gene encoding phytoene desaturase family protein: MRTIDGPADHVVVIGAGLAGLSATLHLLGAGRQVTLLEQADVPGGRAGQQNFDGNAVDTGASVLTMPELLEEAFAAVGEPLAKNLRLTRLDPAYRARFADGSSLALRTDGDAMEAEIRAFAGAREAAGYRALRRWLTELYAVQKDHFLAANFDSPLDLARPELAELGALGGFGRLGPRVARYLRDERVRRLFTFQALYAGLDPARAIGAYGVIAYMDTVGGVYYPEGGMGEIGRAMTGAAARAGADVRFGTEAAWLERVHSRVRAVRTRSGERIACDAVVLATELGTAYRLLGARPRRPLPLRYSPSAVVLHGRTGEKWDLGHHTIFFGGAWERTFAEIIREGKLMSDPSLLVTRPTATDPGLAGHGGEIVSVLAPAPNLRRGPIDWDRIRGPYREELLRTLEARGLTGFGGEFTVDETITPADWAARGLTAGTPFSLAHTFGQTGPFRPANLVRAAGNVVLAGCGTTPGVGIPPVLISGRLAAERITGR; the protein is encoded by the coding sequence GTGCGGACGATCGACGGTCCGGCCGACCACGTCGTCGTCATCGGGGCCGGGCTGGCCGGGCTCTCGGCGACGCTGCACCTGCTCGGCGCGGGGCGGCAGGTCACGCTGCTGGAACAGGCGGACGTCCCGGGCGGGCGGGCCGGGCAGCAGAACTTCGACGGCAACGCCGTGGACACCGGCGCGAGCGTGCTCACCATGCCGGAGCTCCTCGAAGAGGCGTTCGCCGCGGTCGGCGAGCCCCTGGCCAAGAACCTGCGGCTGACCCGGCTCGACCCGGCGTACCGGGCGCGGTTCGCCGACGGCAGCTCGCTGGCGCTGCGCACGGACGGCGACGCGATGGAGGCCGAAATCCGCGCCTTCGCCGGCGCCCGCGAAGCGGCCGGCTACCGGGCGCTGCGCCGCTGGCTGACCGAGCTGTACGCCGTGCAGAAGGACCACTTCCTGGCGGCGAACTTCGACTCGCCGCTCGACCTGGCCCGCCCCGAGCTGGCGGAGCTCGGCGCGCTGGGCGGGTTCGGCAGGCTCGGCCCCCGCGTCGCCCGCTACCTGCGGGACGAGCGGGTCCGGCGGTTGTTCACCTTCCAGGCGCTCTACGCGGGCCTCGATCCGGCTCGCGCGATCGGCGCGTACGGCGTCATCGCCTACATGGACACCGTCGGTGGCGTCTACTACCCCGAAGGCGGGATGGGCGAGATCGGCCGCGCGATGACCGGGGCCGCCGCGCGGGCGGGCGCGGACGTGCGGTTCGGCACCGAAGCCGCGTGGCTCGAACGGGTGCATTCGCGGGTGCGCGCGGTCCGGACGCGCTCGGGCGAGCGGATCGCCTGCGACGCCGTGGTGCTGGCCACCGAGCTGGGCACGGCCTACCGGCTGCTCGGCGCGCGGCCGCGGCGCCCGTTGCCGCTGCGCTACTCGCCGTCCGCGGTGGTGCTGCACGGGCGGACGGGCGAGAAGTGGGACCTCGGCCACCACACGATCTTCTTCGGCGGCGCCTGGGAGCGGACGTTCGCCGAGATCATCCGCGAGGGCAAGCTGATGAGCGACCCGTCGCTGCTGGTCACGCGGCCGACGGCGACCGACCCGGGGCTGGCCGGGCACGGCGGCGAGATCGTCTCGGTGCTCGCGCCCGCGCCGAACCTGCGTCGCGGCCCGATCGACTGGGACCGCATCCGCGGGCCGTACCGCGAAGAGCTGCTTCGCACGCTGGAGGCGCGCGGGCTGACCGGCTTCGGCGGTGAGTTCACCGTCGACGAGACGATCACCCCGGCGGACTGGGCGGCGCGCGGCCTCACGGCCGGGACGCCGTTCTCGCTCGCGCACACATTCGGCCAGACCGGTCCGTTCCGGCCGGCGAACCTGGTCCGCGCGGCCGGGAACGTCGTGCTGGCCGGTTGCGGCACCACCCCCGGCGTCGGCATCCCGCCGGTGCTCATCTCCGGACGACTGGCGGCGGAAAGGATCACCGGCCGGTGA
- a CDS encoding polyprenyl synthetase family protein has translation MNAPAADTDLPAHVERALAGFLDRAGTAILGTEPTVAAGIDALRGFVLGGGKRLRPTFAWWGWRGAGGDPAGPDAEGVLQAVASLELIQACALIHDDLIDSSDSRRGNPTVHIAGAKLHADRGWLGSPATFGLATAVLVGDLALAWADDMFADADLPAETLAAARPAWRAMRTEVLAGQYLDVRTQATGDASVEAALKIDRLKTAAYTVQRPLHLGAALGGAAPELIATLLEFGGEVGVAFQLRDDLLGVFGDPSVTGKPAGDDLREGKRTLLAALGLQLAAEKGEQAAATVIADAIGDADLSDEGVETVRMALQQVGAVEAVERRIDELTTAAMAALDRAHLAEPAPAALTGLVVKATQRTY, from the coding sequence ATGAACGCGCCCGCCGCCGACACCGACCTGCCCGCCCACGTCGAGCGCGCGCTGGCCGGGTTCCTCGATCGGGCGGGCACCGCGATCCTCGGCACCGAGCCCACCGTGGCCGCCGGGATCGACGCGCTGCGCGGGTTCGTGCTGGGCGGTGGCAAGCGCTTGCGCCCGACGTTCGCGTGGTGGGGCTGGCGCGGCGCGGGCGGCGACCCGGCCGGCCCGGACGCCGAGGGCGTGCTGCAGGCGGTGGCCAGCCTCGAGCTGATCCAGGCGTGCGCGCTGATCCACGACGACCTCATCGACTCCTCCGACTCCCGCCGCGGCAACCCGACCGTGCACATCGCGGGCGCGAAGCTGCACGCCGACCGCGGCTGGCTCGGCTCCCCCGCCACGTTCGGCCTGGCCACCGCGGTGCTGGTCGGCGACCTGGCGCTGGCCTGGGCGGACGACATGTTCGCCGACGCGGACCTGCCCGCCGAGACCCTGGCCGCGGCCCGCCCGGCTTGGCGCGCGATGCGCACCGAGGTGCTCGCCGGGCAGTACCTCGACGTCCGCACGCAGGCCACCGGGGACGCCTCCGTCGAGGCCGCGCTCAAGATCGACCGGCTCAAGACCGCCGCCTACACCGTGCAGCGGCCGCTGCACCTGGGCGCCGCGCTCGGCGGGGCCGCCCCGGAGCTGATCGCCACGCTGCTGGAGTTCGGCGGCGAGGTCGGCGTGGCGTTCCAGCTGCGCGACGACCTGCTGGGTGTCTTCGGCGACCCGTCGGTCACCGGCAAGCCCGCCGGTGACGACCTGCGCGAGGGCAAGCGCACCCTGCTCGCCGCCCTCGGCCTGCAGCTCGCGGCGGAAAAGGGCGAGCAGGCCGCGGCCACGGTGATCGCGGACGCGATCGGCGACGCGGACCTGTCCGACGAGGGTGTCGAGACCGTCCGGATGGCGTTGCAGCAGGTCGGCGCGGTCGAGGCGGTCGAGCGCCGGATCGACGAGCTGACGACGGCGGCGATGGCCGCCCTCGACCGCGCGCACCTGGCCGAGCCCGCACCCGCGGCGCTGACCGGGCTGGTCGTCAAGGCCACCCAGCGGACGTACTGA
- a CDS encoding LLM class F420-dependent oxidoreductase translates to MTERRIRIGLQLQPQHADYDSIRRTASAAEDLGADIVFNWDHFYPLYGDPEGMHFECWTMLGAWAESTSRVEIGALVTCNSYRNPELLADMARTVDHISGGRLILGIGSGWFEKDYDEYGYEFGTAGGRLDDLAESLPRIESRLGKLNPAPTRKIPVLIGGGGEKKTLKLVAKHADIWHGFGDPEVVGRKVKILDRHCADVGRDPAEIERSCGVQGEPDELGPKLLELGVTTFTVGVGGPDYDLGALEKWIAWREKNQG, encoded by the coding sequence ATGACCGAACGACGCATCCGGATCGGCCTGCAGCTCCAGCCGCAGCACGCCGACTACGACAGCATCCGTCGCACCGCGTCGGCCGCCGAAGACCTCGGCGCCGACATCGTTTTCAACTGGGACCACTTCTACCCGCTCTACGGCGACCCCGAAGGCATGCACTTCGAGTGCTGGACGATGCTCGGCGCGTGGGCGGAGTCGACGTCCCGGGTGGAGATCGGCGCGCTCGTCACCTGCAACAGCTACCGCAACCCCGAGCTGCTCGCCGACATGGCCCGCACGGTCGACCACATCTCCGGCGGGCGGCTCATCCTCGGCATCGGCTCCGGCTGGTTCGAGAAGGACTACGACGAGTACGGCTACGAGTTCGGCACCGCGGGCGGCCGGCTCGACGACCTCGCCGAGTCGCTCCCGCGCATCGAGTCGCGCCTCGGCAAGCTGAACCCGGCGCCGACCCGCAAGATCCCGGTCCTGATCGGCGGCGGCGGCGAAAAGAAGACGCTCAAGCTGGTGGCCAAGCACGCCGACATCTGGCACGGCTTCGGCGACCCGGAGGTCGTCGGCCGCAAGGTCAAGATCCTCGACCGGCACTGCGCGGACGTCGGCCGCGACCCGGCCGAGATCGAGCGTTCCTGCGGCGTCCAGGGCGAGCCGGACGAGCTGGGCCCGAAGCTCCTGGAGCTGGGCGTCACGACGTTCACCGTCGGCGTGGGCGGCCCGGACTACGACCTGGGCGCGCTCGAGAAGTGGATCGCCTGGCGCGAGAAGAACCAGGGCTGA
- a CDS encoding DUF885 domain-containing protein — translation MASTASEGVHEICDRYVDDYVAADPVAATVHGVAGHDHRLTDYSAAGFAERAGLAARAHAAVTAAEPRDAAERAAKAVFTERVGLELEIHEACLDVAGLNVISSPVQDLRMVFDLMPVETEQDWAVVSARIAEVPRALANVRSGLLSAADAGRVSALRQVAKVAEQCETWAGLKEEKSFFTELVGGASSQGDALKADLAHGARAADEAFAEFAGFLRAELAPKAPVKDAVGEDVYRLWSRYFVGAALDLREAYEWGWAEFARIEAEMRAVANRIKPGASPAEAAAVLDADPRYRVRGRAEFEAWMQRLSDDALESLRGKHFDISDRVMALDCKIAPPGGGVGAYYTPPSEDFARPGRMWWSLPAGRDEFSTWRETSTVYHEGAPGHHLQIATAVDQSGGLNKYQRLLAFTSGHAEGWALYAERLMEELGYLSDDGDLLGMLSEQLFRAARVVVDLGMHLELVIPAGTGFHEGSRWTPELGLEFMLARTITDQAHIRDEIDRYLGWPGQAPAYKIGERLWLAARSEAQARAGAGFDIKHFHTEALKLGGMGLDTLREQLAGLD, via the coding sequence ATGGCTTCTACTGCTTCCGAAGGCGTGCACGAAATCTGTGACCGCTACGTCGACGACTACGTGGCCGCGGACCCGGTCGCGGCGACCGTCCACGGCGTCGCCGGCCACGACCACCGGCTGACCGACTACTCGGCGGCCGGCTTCGCCGAGCGCGCCGGCCTGGCCGCGCGGGCGCACGCGGCCGTCACCGCCGCCGAGCCGCGGGACGCCGCCGAACGCGCCGCCAAGGCCGTGTTCACCGAGCGCGTCGGCCTGGAGCTGGAGATCCACGAGGCCTGCCTCGACGTGGCGGGCCTGAACGTCATCTCCAGCCCGGTGCAGGACCTGCGGATGGTGTTCGACCTGATGCCCGTGGAGACCGAGCAGGACTGGGCGGTCGTCTCGGCCCGGATCGCCGAGGTGCCCCGGGCACTCGCGAACGTCCGCAGCGGCCTGCTTTCGGCGGCCGACGCGGGGCGCGTCTCGGCGCTGCGTCAGGTCGCGAAGGTGGCGGAGCAGTGCGAGACGTGGGCAGGGCTGAAGGAGGAGAAGAGCTTCTTCACCGAGCTCGTCGGCGGCGCGTCTTCGCAGGGGGACGCCTTGAAGGCGGACCTCGCGCACGGCGCGCGGGCCGCGGACGAGGCGTTCGCGGAGTTCGCCGGGTTCCTGCGGGCCGAGCTGGCGCCGAAGGCCCCGGTCAAGGACGCCGTCGGCGAGGACGTCTACCGCCTGTGGTCGCGCTACTTCGTCGGCGCGGCACTGGACCTGCGGGAGGCCTACGAGTGGGGCTGGGCGGAGTTCGCCCGGATCGAGGCCGAGATGCGCGCGGTGGCGAACCGGATCAAACCGGGCGCATCGCCGGCCGAGGCGGCGGCGGTCCTGGACGCCGACCCGCGCTACCGCGTCCGCGGCCGTGCGGAGTTCGAGGCGTGGATGCAGCGCCTGTCCGACGACGCCCTGGAATCGTTGCGCGGCAAGCACTTCGACATTTCCGACCGGGTGATGGCGCTGGACTGCAAGATCGCCCCGCCGGGCGGTGGAGTGGGCGCGTACTACACGCCCCCGAGCGAGGACTTCGCGCGTCCGGGCCGGATGTGGTGGTCGCTGCCGGCGGGCCGCGACGAGTTCAGCACCTGGCGCGAGACGAGCACGGTGTACCACGAAGGAGCGCCGGGCCACCACCTCCAGATCGCGACGGCGGTGGACCAGTCGGGCGGGCTGAACAAGTACCAGCGGCTGCTGGCGTTCACGTCGGGCCACGCGGAGGGCTGGGCCCTGTACGCGGAGCGCCTGATGGAGGAACTGGGCTACTTGTCCGACGACGGCGACCTGCTGGGAATGCTGTCGGAGCAGCTGTTCCGCGCGGCCCGCGTGGTGGTGGACCTGGGCATGCACCTGGAGCTGGTGATCCCGGCCGGAACGGGCTTCCACGAGGGCTCGCGGTGGACGCCCGAGCTCGGGCTGGAGTTCATGCTGGCCCGCACCATCACGGACCAGGCCCACATCCGCGACGAGATCGACCGGTACCTGGGCTGGCCGGGCCAGGCCCCGGCGTACAAGATCGGCGAGCGCCTCTGGCTGGCGGCCCGGTCGGAGGCCCAGGCCCGCGCCGGGGCCGGGTTCGACATCAAGCACTTCCACACGGAGGCGCTGAAGCTGGGCGGAATGGGGCTGGACACCCTGCGGGAGCAGCTGGCCGGCCTGGACTGA
- a CDS encoding DMT family transporter translates to MVSLPTRARSSAALVLAGVLWGTGGLAGSLLGGLSGLHPLAVADYRLLVGGGVATLFVLLTGGTFPRTPGAVRRTLAVGGLFALFQASYFAAVALSSVSVATMTTIGAAPVFVTLASVRKLRRWTVVSVAGTLAGLVLLQWSPGEAISFGGLGCALLAATGFAALTLLTAKPVEGLEPLSTTAFGCLTGGLLLVPVASWSGMAIPLHADVLALVCYLGAVPTALAYAAYLRGLADAHPVLGSLSAVLEPLTAAVLSAALLGERLGVTAWCGAAVLVAALVVGYWRPEPR, encoded by the coding sequence TTGGTGTCTCTCCCCACGCGCGCCCGTTCTTCGGCCGCGCTCGTCCTCGCCGGTGTCCTCTGGGGCACCGGCGGCCTCGCCGGCTCGCTGCTCGGCGGCCTCTCCGGCCTCCACCCACTCGCCGTCGCCGACTACCGGCTGCTCGTCGGCGGCGGGGTCGCCACCCTCTTCGTCCTCCTGACCGGCGGCACCTTCCCGCGCACGCCCGGAGCCGTCCGGCGCACCCTCGCCGTCGGCGGCCTGTTCGCCCTGTTCCAGGCGAGTTACTTCGCCGCCGTCGCGCTCAGCTCGGTGAGCGTCGCGACCATGACCACGATCGGTGCCGCGCCCGTCTTCGTCACCCTCGCGTCGGTGCGGAAACTCCGTCGCTGGACGGTGGTGTCCGTGGCGGGCACCCTCGCCGGCCTGGTGCTGCTCCAGTGGTCACCGGGCGAAGCGATTTCATTCGGAGGCCTCGGCTGCGCCTTGCTCGCGGCAACGGGCTTCGCGGCCCTCACGCTGCTCACCGCGAAGCCGGTCGAAGGCCTGGAGCCGCTGTCGACGACGGCGTTCGGCTGCCTCACCGGCGGTCTGCTGCTCGTCCCGGTCGCGAGCTGGTCCGGCATGGCGATCCCGCTGCACGCGGACGTCCTCGCGCTCGTCTGCTACCTCGGCGCCGTCCCGACCGCGCTCGCGTACGCCGCGTACTTGCGCGGCCTGGCCGACGCGCACCCCGTGCTCGGCTCGCTCTCGGCGGTGCTCGAGCCGCTGACGGCCGCGGTGCTCTCCGCCGCGTTGCTCGGTGAACGGCTGGGCGTCACGGCGTGGTGCGGCGCCGCCGTGCTGGTCGCGGCGCTGGTCGTCGGCTACTGGCGTCCCGAGCCGCGCTGA
- the merB gene encoding organomercurial lyase has product MRDDDASWDEDVRLAVYRAFARHGRAPSGPELADAAGGSLAVAKQALHRLADAHHLVLDECEHVVLAHPFAAKSLGFSVMGAHTLWWGGCAWDSFAIPHLVDAEPEVLVATRCPGCGQPHALVVNRTVPPEGVQVAHFLVPAARMWDDVLHTCANQRLFCCESCVDAWLAETGQPKGSVLDLVTLWRLARGWYAGRLERGYRRREPDDAVAYFAEAGLTGPFWAATAGV; this is encoded by the coding sequence ATGCGGGACGACGACGCGAGCTGGGACGAGGATGTGCGTCTCGCGGTGTACCGCGCCTTCGCCCGCCACGGCCGCGCGCCGAGCGGGCCGGAGCTGGCCGACGCCGCGGGCGGGTCGCTGGCCGTCGCGAAGCAGGCCCTGCACCGCCTCGCCGACGCCCACCACCTGGTGCTCGACGAGTGCGAGCACGTCGTCCTGGCCCACCCCTTCGCCGCGAAGTCGCTCGGCTTCTCCGTGATGGGCGCGCACACGCTGTGGTGGGGCGGCTGCGCGTGGGACTCGTTCGCCATCCCGCACCTGGTCGACGCCGAGCCGGAGGTGCTCGTCGCAACCCGCTGCCCCGGCTGCGGGCAGCCGCACGCGCTGGTCGTGAACCGGACCGTGCCGCCCGAAGGCGTTCAGGTGGCGCACTTCCTGGTGCCCGCCGCCCGGATGTGGGACGACGTCCTGCACACGTGCGCGAACCAGCGCCTCTTCTGCTGCGAGTCCTGTGTGGACGCCTGGCTGGCGGAAACCGGGCAGCCCAAGGGTTCCGTGCTCGACCTGGTCACCCTCTGGCGGCTGGCCCGTGGCTGGTACGCGGGCCGGCTGGAGCGCGGCTACCGGCGGCGCGAACCGGACGACGCCGTCGCCTACTTCGCCGAGGCGGGTCTCACCGGGCCGTTCTGGGCGGCCACGGCGGGAGTCTGA
- a CDS encoding CGNR zinc finger domain-containing protein has translation MAFPHRDSVQRAVDLLIVLLVPAPDPAAVARVLREHGEPEPTLSPEDVAELRATALELREVFAARDVASAASVLNALFAAYAGPPRLTDHEEGYGWHLHADPADDGPWGAWLVTSSALGLAALLAERQDVPGGLCASPACGKPFAHTGGGSPRRYCSSRCATRERVAAHRARG, from the coding sequence ATGGCCTTTCCGCACCGGGATTCCGTGCAGCGCGCGGTGGACCTGTTGATCGTGTTGCTGGTCCCGGCCCCCGACCCGGCCGCGGTCGCCCGGGTCCTGCGCGAACACGGCGAACCGGAGCCGACGCTGTCGCCGGAGGACGTCGCGGAACTGCGCGCGACGGCGCTGGAGCTGCGCGAAGTCTTCGCGGCGCGTGACGTCGCTTCGGCGGCTTCGGTGCTCAACGCGTTGTTCGCGGCGTACGCGGGCCCACCCCGCCTGACCGACCACGAGGAGGGCTACGGCTGGCACCTGCACGCGGACCCGGCCGACGACGGGCCGTGGGGCGCCTGGCTGGTGACGTCGTCGGCGCTGGGGCTGGCGGCACTGCTGGCGGAGCGCCAGGACGTCCCGGGCGGCTTGTGCGCGTCACCGGCGTGCGGGAAGCCGTTCGCCCACACGGGCGGCGGTAGCCCGCGGAGGTATTGCTCGTCCCGGTGCGCGACGCGCGAACGCGTCGCCGCGCACCGGGCACGCGGGTGA
- a CDS encoding methylenetetrahydrofolate reductase: protein MTSVIERLRGDGPKFSIEFFPPRDTADEAVLWKAIRELEPYDPAYMSITYGAGGSSRDGTIRSIARVATETTLVPMAHLTAVNHSVAELRNVIGWYASVGVRNILALRGDPPGDVYGDWIPHPEGLQYAEELVQLVRSLGDFCVGVSAYTYGHPRSPDLETDTKYLVRKLRAGADFAIAQLFHGAEDFLRLRDRVAATGCDVPVLPGVMPLTTWRTLQTTIKLSGAPAPRKLLDRLEPLAEDPKAFRAAGIDVTTELCEKLIAEGVPNLHFYTFNRSKATREVIARLGLVPARA from the coding sequence ATGACGTCGGTGATCGAGCGGTTGCGAGGAGACGGGCCGAAGTTCTCCATCGAGTTCTTCCCACCCCGGGACACGGCGGACGAGGCCGTCCTCTGGAAGGCGATCCGGGAGCTCGAGCCGTACGACCCGGCCTACATGTCAATCACCTACGGCGCCGGCGGCTCCAGCCGCGACGGCACGATCCGCAGCATCGCCCGCGTCGCGACCGAGACGACGCTGGTGCCGATGGCACACCTGACCGCGGTCAACCACTCCGTCGCCGAGCTGCGCAACGTGATCGGCTGGTACGCCTCGGTCGGCGTCCGCAACATCCTCGCCCTGCGCGGCGACCCGCCGGGCGACGTCTACGGCGACTGGATCCCGCACCCGGAGGGCCTCCAGTACGCCGAAGAGCTGGTCCAGCTGGTGCGCTCGCTCGGTGACTTCTGCGTCGGCGTGTCGGCGTACACCTACGGACACCCGCGCTCGCCGGACCTCGAAACGGACACGAAGTACCTGGTCCGCAAGCTGCGGGCGGGCGCGGACTTCGCGATCGCGCAGCTGTTCCACGGCGCCGAGGACTTCTTGCGGCTGCGCGACCGGGTCGCCGCGACCGGCTGTGACGTGCCGGTGCTGCCCGGCGTGATGCCGCTGACGACGTGGCGGACGCTGCAGACGACGATCAAGCTGTCCGGCGCGCCGGCGCCCCGGAAGCTCCTGGACCGGCTCGAACCGCTGGCCGAGGACCCCAAGGCGTTCCGCGCGGCGGGCATCGACGTGACCACGGAACTGTGCGAGAAGCTGATCGCCGAGGGCGTGCCGAACCTGCACTTCTACACGTTCAACCGCTCGAAGGCGACCCGCGAGGTGATCGCCCGGCTCGGCCTCGTCCCGGCCCGTGCTTAA
- a CDS encoding phytoene/squalene synthase family protein, protein MNELDAAGITEPALRAAYTECRRINAHYGRTFFLATRLLPSRARPAAHALYGFARMADELVDNPAPGTDPAASLDRVGERVDVVFAGGTPDDPVLLALSDTVRRYGLSRELFDAFLKSMRMDLSPVEYRTFAELGEYMYGSAAVIGLQMLPVFGTVGAVADAVPGAIALGEAFQLTNFLRDVGEDLDRGRLYLPSSELAAFGVSRSLLEERRPDPRIRAAMAYFVARTRAVYRRAEAGVALLRPESRPCARTALTLYEGILDEIVAADYDILTRRAVVPKRRRLVVALPPLATVWARETLDRGRRLRS, encoded by the coding sequence GTGAACGAACTCGACGCGGCGGGCATCACCGAACCGGCCCTGCGCGCCGCCTACACCGAGTGCCGCCGCATCAACGCCCACTACGGGCGCACGTTCTTCCTCGCGACGCGGCTGCTGCCGTCCCGGGCCCGGCCGGCCGCGCACGCGCTGTACGGGTTCGCGCGGATGGCCGACGAACTGGTCGACAACCCGGCGCCGGGCACCGATCCGGCGGCTTCGCTCGACCGGGTCGGCGAGAGGGTCGACGTCGTCTTCGCGGGCGGAACCCCGGACGATCCGGTGCTGCTGGCGTTGTCGGACACCGTGCGGCGCTACGGCCTCTCGCGTGAGTTGTTCGACGCGTTCCTGAAGTCGATGCGGATGGACCTCTCGCCGGTCGAGTACCGGACGTTCGCCGAGCTGGGCGAGTACATGTACGGCTCGGCCGCGGTGATCGGGCTGCAGATGCTGCCGGTGTTCGGCACGGTCGGCGCCGTGGCGGACGCGGTCCCGGGCGCGATCGCGCTGGGTGAGGCGTTCCAGCTGACGAACTTCCTGCGCGACGTCGGCGAAGACCTCGACCGGGGCCGGCTGTACCTGCCTTCGTCGGAACTCGCGGCGTTCGGCGTCTCGCGCTCGTTGCTGGAGGAGCGGCGGCCGGACCCGCGGATCCGGGCGGCGATGGCGTACTTCGTCGCGCGGACCCGGGCGGTGTACCGGCGGGCCGAAGCGGGCGTGGCGTTGCTGCGTCCCGAATCGCGGCCGTGCGCGCGGACGGCGTTGACGCTGTACGAGGGCATCCTGGACGAGATCGTGGCCGCGGACTACGACATCCTGACGCGGCGGGCCGTGGTGCCGAAGCGGCGCAGGCTGGTGGTGGCGCTGCCACCCTTGGCCACGGTCTGGGCGCGCGAGACGCTCGACCGCGGTCGTAGGCTGCGATCATGA